One genomic region from Phocoena sinus isolate mPhoSin1 chromosome 3, mPhoSin1.pri, whole genome shotgun sequence encodes:
- the ZCCHC9 gene encoding zinc finger CCHC domain-containing protein 9 isoform X3 has product MTRWARVTTTQNKRPFPATSWEDMKKGSFEGKSQNLPKSKQLEADSLSLKNHAPQAKHKKNKKKKEYLNEDVNGFMEYLRQNSQMVHNGEMIAADSQEVREEIAVALKKDSRREGRRLKRQAAKKNAMVCFHCRKPGHGIADCPAALENQEMGTGICYRCGSTEHEITKCKAKVNFLLQNVLFVGKWDICPDLVLIIPKDSMLMVVAADFVALWNILRKIAPKVRIQIEWSRLVAGQRE; this is encoded by the exons ATGACCAGGTGGGCACGAGTTACTACCACACAGAACAAAAGACCCTTCCCTGCAACATCATGGGAGGACATGAAGAAGGGGTCCTTTGAGGGAAAAAGCCAAAACCTACCAAAGAGTAAACAACTTGAAGCTGATAGTCTGTCCCTTAAAAATCATGCACCCcaagcaaaacacaaaaagaataaaaagaaaaaggagtattTAAATGAAGATGTGAATGGATTCATGGAATATCTAAGGCAAAACTCACAGATGGTTCACAATGGGGAGATGATAGCAGCAGACAGTCAGGAAGTCAGGGAAGAAATTGCAGTTGCTTTAAAGAAAGATAGTCGCCGGGAAGGAAGACGATTAAAAAGACAAGCAGCAAAGAAAAATGCAATG gtATGTTTCCATTGTAGAAAACCTGGCCATGGGATTGCAGATTGCCCAGCTGCCCTTGAGAATCAAGAAATGGGCACTGGAATATGTTACCGGTGTGGATCCACAGAGCATGAAATAACCAAGTGCAAGGCTAAA GTGAATTTCCTTTtgcaaaatgttttgtttgtgggGAAATGGGACATCTGTCCAGATCTTGTCCTGATAATCCCAAAGGACTCTATGCTGATG GTGGTTGCTGCAGACTTTGTGGCTCTGTGGAACATCTTAAGAAAGATTGCCCCAAAAGTCAGAATTCAG